From the genome of Papaver somniferum cultivar HN1 unplaced genomic scaffold, ASM357369v1 unplaced-scaffold_10, whole genome shotgun sequence:
AACTTATCCAAAGCTCCATATCCATAGCgtaatttgcacaccaatccataGAGTAATTTACTTCAAAAACAGGCCAAAAGGCTAAAGGACACAATGGAGGTATTGGGAAACCGGGTCTAAGCTTAAGACCGATATAGTGGCAGCCTTGAACAAATGCAATAATAAGTCTTCTATCTTTCACACTCTCATTGCAAGGATTTGTTGGAGGCGCGTAGGTGCAACAACTTCCGGCCCTCGCAAAAGAATGAACAACACAATTAAAGGTCTCCGTGATTAAAAACCCACATATCGGCATTTGCATCCAATGATCacttgtgatgatgatatccccaTGTAAACGCCGTTCAAAACTATGAACTCTTGTGCAACCCCGTGGTCTCTTCCACCTCGTATCATTGACTTGTAGAAGTCCCTGTTTCGGCGTAAAGTTTGTAACAATCTTTGACGAATATAATTTACTTCGTCCCCTTGGGAAACCAGTTGGTTCCTATCTTTAAAAGGTCCTAGTTGTTCCGCGATGATATGgaaaccacaatttccatccccttcGACATCTTCCATGGATATAATAAACTCATGAATGGATTTCGGGTAGGTTCTCCAAGTAGTTTTTTTGAATCATATTATAAGGTCTCAAATACTTCCCCAAACTATCTCTTTTAGGACCCTTCATTTTCCCTTCCGCATATATggttttttttctccttttgctTGGGCACCGGAGTAGTCTTTGTTGTTTCCATTTGTTGAGATGGAAACATTTTACCCTTAAGCTTTACGTCTCCTTCCGATGGGGGAGGACATAGAGGACCACTATTCTTAActtctttgttacttgtttcacTTTTATCCTTGCTCCGTCGACCACGTTTCTTTGATAGCTTCACTTCATCCATCTTGTCTAACTTCtctatttccttcttctcttcttcgtacTTTGCATCATGGTACTCGACCCCGCATGGATCCCTTGTGGTAGGTGTGGATTTTTTGGAAAGAGCATACACTTTTGCTCTCTGCACTTTTCGGGTTTCTTTCGTGGTGGCCTACCTTTTTGTGGCCCCTTTTCCGGTTCTAATATACCTTGTTGGGTGTGAGGATAGAGGATTggcatcatgttgtcccataAGATTTGTTTTTGAGGTCGCAACATCCCACGATACATTTCGATCAACCTTTTTCCATAAGATGTGTCCCAAATCTCCACATTATCGTCCTCGTCGGGCATAGGATCACAACTCAATTGTTTCCAATGaggatcaatatcctcaaaaGGTATAAGACAATCCTTGTACCTAAGTAGTTAATGCCGAAACGGAAGTCCCATGCTTTCCCtcattttaccaaacacactctTCTTGGGAGTTAGCATCCATTTTGTCCATCAAATCCACTTCCTTCATTATAAATTCAATGCACAAATGAGAGACCCTATGGGTTAGTCCCCGGAGCCACTTATCATCCGGGAAATAATCATGCTTCATCATTAGACTTTTTTCGAATAACTTTCTAATTCTTATAACATCGCTCATGAAATAGTCTTCCATTGCGTCAAACACCGTGACGAACGTGTCCACGTACCCAAATAGATTCCTCTTCAAACGATagtgagccgactctaccatacttgtagcttggttgtcgaagtgctTGTGGTGGTTTTTAAATGCACTAACAAATTTATGTGCGTTGGTATCCAAGAATTGCTTGCGTAAATATATAATGATTTCCGGGTATTTGACGCCCCAATTCGCAATGAGTTTTGCAACATTTTATTCATACACTTCTTTGGTGATGGACCAAGTCAAAGCATCCCATTCATTGGAGAAACATGCACACATACTTTCATTAGCCTCATATGCTTTCTTGAATtcttttttcttcacttctcGTTCTCCATCCGGTAATGTAGCAATCTTCTCTAGCTCTTTCAACTTGAGCGGTTGGATTATCCCTTGGCATTTCTTCCTAACATTATTCCATACATGAAAGGTACAAAGAAAGTTTTGCGCGTTCGGAAATACCTTCCTTATAGCAAACATCAATGCCGCCTCTTGGTCGGTTAACATGACCTTTGGAAGAGCATCCTCCCGGATGATTAACTTCACTTGTTCCAATGCCCAAACATAGCTTTCTTTCAACTCATCATGCAAAAAACAAAAAGCAATGGTGAAAGGTGACTTGGTTGACATATGACCAACAACGTTCATCAATGGAATCTCATACTTATtggtcttgtaagtgcaatccaatatgagaacttgtgggaagcataacgCCAACTTTACGCATTCCGGATGGGCAATAAAAAGGTGCGTCACATGGCCGAATTCATCCAATTTCTTTTGGAAAGCATAGTTCTTCTTTTGTGCCAACCAAAATAATTGTTGCATCACCAACCTACCTTGCAAATCCTTTCTTCTCAAAGTATTTCTCGAGTTATAGATTTGTTGAAACGTAGTCTTGTTATTCTTATCATCCGCCTTCAACTTGCTAAGAATTTTAGAGGGTGCcatacgtgctcgtgtcattttatctacCTCCACATATTCATGAGCTTTGAGTCTTCCGTCTCTATAATGTCCATGAAGATCCtttggacgtgggtggttataacggaaatccatatctttattcattgtGAAAACTCTTTCATTCATGTTCCAATTTAATACGATCTTGAAGGGACAATTTATCTTCCATAGTCTTATATTTTTTCCCGGTATTCCCAACATATGGCTTACCTTTTTTCTTCTTGCTTACTTTCTCCCCAACCCTCTCACAAATCATCTCAACCCGCTCCTTTCGGCTTTGTCTACCTTTAACTAGGACGCAATTGATTTTCCAAGCATGTTCCTTAACCCATTTAACAGCTTCTTCTTTAGTTTTCCACGTCTACATATCCACAAGTACAAAACTTAAGTTTTATTAATGATTTTGCATACAACATacttgaaaattaataaaaacataaactACGTTACGTACCAAGTCAGTTTGGAAGTGATCTTTAGTATCTTCATGAATGACATCAACAAGGCTGTGGTTGATCCTCCATAGTTTCCATTTCAGGAACAATCTACAACAATATCGCACAGGTTTTGTGTCAGGTTCGGCTCACACGCAGTACTCTATGAAAGCCGAGCTAAAGGTTCGGCTAATTCGTGTTTGACTTATAAAGCCGAACTACTAGTCAAACATGGATTCCGCTTATTGGGAACTAATATTATAAGACGAACCATGAGACTTAAAATTTATGAAAACAAAAGTTAATGTTCGGCTGGATCATGTGTAAGCCGAACATTACACTGcaactcattttttttttgtattaggtTCGGATTATATTAGCACATCACTTTTAAGCCGAACCAGGAAAATTATTTGGCGAGAAAATAATTGAATGACAGTTCAGCGTATATATATCTcaatcgcagaaaccgaactgttcttatttcTTAAGGTTCGGCATACATCTTATCTGCCGAACCTATCTCTGTTGCGCCGAACTAGTTGCAAAAATCATAACTTTTGGTGAAATCAAGCTAcaaaactgaaattaaacaacGTCTACAACCATACCTGGGTATTATTAGCATTGAGTTCCTCATCCATGTACTCATCTTCGGGATTTGGCTCCATAAAGGCATCATCTTGAGCTTGAGAAAAAAGTTGACTTTGGGTAAAATCATTTTCATAATCCAACAAATAAGCCATGTCTGGATCTCCATCGTAATTGATACGTATTTTCTTATCTTTACGTGATGAAGATTCACCTTCCTCACTCGAATTTGTATCACACATCTCTCAAtaattacaaagaaaaaaaaacagtttttttcctcctcttcttcttcttctttcctccttcttctttttctaaaaTAACTCACTAActatatttaaaaagaaaattattatcctaaattaacactaaactaactacaatcattaacaactaattaatcaaattaacactaatttaacACTAATCACACAAGGGTATTTTCGTATATATGAAAAAAGGTTGGATAAGGGATAGCCTAGAAATACTATTTCCAACCCCCCTTTTTGTCTTATTATGTATGCCCCAAAATTATACTGTATGCCCCAAATTAGGGTTCTTTTTTTTGGGGAAATTTAGGCCCAGGcccaaaaataataatatcctcattgtcaggcccacaattaattttatataccgtgacacccatgattatccgaaattattaaaaaatgTCTTTATGACggtttatgcatccgcatgacgtgtTATGCATACTGTTTTTTCagggataactcgttatgcatcctaatttttcaggggtataattggcaacgcaaatTGGATattacatatctaaaaaaccgcgccttggaatttaaaAAATTTTATATCGTAaagaatctttttaagagagctacacaacgagtttaaacaacaatatcaattttttgtttttcaagaaaaaatcggaggtgatcatcgttttagggaaaaatttcgaaaactgataCATATTCATTATGAAGCCTCCAAAgtagatgcataacacattatgcagacgcataacaaattatgcaaccattttctcgaatgcataacaaagttatgcatctataacgagTTATGCAGCCATTGTGTTGGTTGAATTTAATgcatacataaaaaattgatgcataattggtTATGCAGCCATCAGGTTAtacatccattttctcgatgcaaaaaatattatgcaacaattttctcgatgtataatgcattatgcagccgtattttggatgactatcaggttatgcatccattttctcgactgcatgatgcattatgcattaattttcaatttcacataaaataacaaagatgacggataatgtgttatgcatccattttttcgactgcatgacatgttatgcactcataacaacatcatcttcttcttcttcgttgttcatcatcccatctcaaataagctttattattattccctgtattttctaaatctcaaatcaacttttcttcctgttctacttgattgaaacaattacaaaccctatctccatctcagaacacatcccagatccatcttctcaatcataatacctaattaaaaaaaacatgcatatatctttcggaaataacaaacaacaagatctcgattcatctcagaacatcacctcaaaccctaactttcgatTTCATTCATCTATTGTTTCCAGTCTTCATGTGATTATACTGTCTATCAATATTATTGATCGTAAGTAACagttgggaggaagaaaagaaaaataattgaagaagaaattcctgtgaagaagaagaagaacaaatacgaagaaaccaaattttataaattgtgggtttgggagaaattttctcaCGAAAATTGAGTGCGCGCGTGAACTTTTCCGCCCGTGGGTTTCACGGTGTAGAAAATCTATACAATGGGTCTccatgtagttttcactttttttttgaaacctgttttgaggcatactcaaattATCATCCGAACCTATGTTTTGCCTAGGTTGGGCTGATAAATcagaggttcggctgataactttcaGCCGAACgtatgcctcaaaacattttGGTCTGCTTCAAAATAGGTTTCTTTTTTTTGGACCATTGAAATTTTGAAGGGAACCATTCCTTCATTTTAAGTAGGTCATTATGAAGCAAAATGCACCACCCTGATCAATATTTTTTGTTAATGGCCAAAATGCCCTTCATTAGTTAGATAAGTTAATTGATTATTAGTTTTGGGTTGGATTAATGATTTGAATTAATGTTAGTTGAAAGACTTTAAGAAGTATGTTGAGAAATGCCTTCTAATGTAAATCTTAGAAAAAGTCATTTTGGGACAGACTAATGGACGATGGAAAATACCATAAAAGAGGCAGAAGAGAATTTTAAAAAGAAATAATCCGACAaggttaggtttttgtttttgaattagaCTTAGATTTGGTTATAAATATGGCTTAATATTTAAATTttgaattaaattaaattaattaaaatctGGTATATGGTAGATGGGTTAATGATTGTTTAACTCCTCAAAGAAAggttggtccccaaaaaatggttcgGATCAGACCAGCATTTTTAGCGTTATTTGCATCCAATCCAATCACTTAGTATTTTAAGATTGATGCATGTATCCAATCCAATATCCAATGGATTTGCATCCGGTAGACGTGTGATAAAAGGACATGATTTATCTAAAGTGttttttataaaatcaataaataaagaaataaaattgataaaaaTTATTTGAGTTCTCATAATTATTAGGAAGCCCAAAGTGCACTTATcatgttttctcttcttctcctagGTTCTTGCTCTAAAAATAAATGGAAAtaagtagggctgcacaaaaccgactcaaTCCACCTACCCAACCCACACCCCTCTGAAATTACCCGCACCCAACCCAACCCACTTAGGAGAGGGTCGATTATGGGTCACAACATAAAAACCCATCGTATGGTGGGTCGACtgtgggtgacaacttccctcacccgacccaacccacccacccacctaaatatttctaaattaatgctaacccttagattacctatcctagatgaaccacatccattgaagtgataatatataatgcctaaacctaatcatcggtagcttctcttcactaaagagtcttcaatcagttcccttcaacggcagtctcagaggctcagtttattttttcattttcttttcgctttgtaaatcaaatcacagcatcaccagcagcaatcaatcaacatcgtcaccagtaaaccaacaaccaaaggtgagactaggaatcattataatttgtaaatactaattagggttttgtttcctaagattgattttgggttggcttatttcaattgggttcttaatgtaatgttcattgtattttatggtggaTAACTcaccacccacccgatccaacccaccgtaatgtgggtcgggtgaaaatcgacccattgtaatgttgggttggttgcgggtgacaatttctgttacccaccatcagtAGTTTGGGTgacgggtgaggccaaacccgacccaacccgacccatgtgcagccctagaaataagtattgaagaaataagaaaatataAACTTGATTTATAAATACTGTCCTATATTTTAGGATAATTCCATATGTACACTTAATATTATGGATGCGGATGTCCAACGGTTTCTTAAGATAGCATCTTCACCTAATCCAA
Proteins encoded in this window:
- the LOC113326847 gene encoding protein FAR1-RELATED SEQUENCE 5-like; this encodes MCDTNSSEEGESSSRKDKKIRINYDGDPDMAYLLDYENDFTQSQLFSQAQDDAFMEPNPEDEYMDEELNANNTQTWKTKEEAVKWVKEHAWKINCVLVKGRQSRKERVEMICERVGEKVSKKKKDMDFRYNHPRPKDLHGHYRDGRLKAHEYVEVDKMTRARMAPSKILSKLKADDKNNKTTFQQIYNSRNTLRRKDLQGRLVMQQLFWLAQKKNYAFQKKLDEFGHVTHLFIAHPECVKLALCFPQVLILDCTYKTNKYEIPLMNVVGHMSTKSPFTIAFCFLHDELKESYVWALEQVKLIIREDALPKVMLTDQEAALMFAIRKVFPNAQNFLCTFHVWNNVRKKCQGIIQPLKLKELEKIATLPDGEREVKKKEFKKAYEANESMCACFSNEWDALTWSITKEVYE